Proteins from one Thioflavicoccus mobilis 8321 genomic window:
- a CDS encoding ribonucleotide-diphosphate reductase subunit beta, translated as MLNWDDPLADATRPNRDLPVPPPTRDEALGDPAGNAVGDEVEGSPSVRPRPLALPERPETPQAGGGATGLERPEMGAGRVRVDDKRLINCRADLNQLVPFKYEWAWRKYLDACANHWMPQEINMNADIALWKDPHELGDDERTIIKRNLGFFATADSLVANNLVLAVYRHITNPECRQYLLRQAFEEALHTHAYQYVVESLGLDEGEIFNMYREVPSVARKAEWALPYTQHLADPHFQTGTPENDQRLLRELVAFYVVFEGIFFYVGFVQVLSMGRRNKMTGTAEEFQYILRDESMHMNFGIDVINQIRIENPHLWTAAFKEDLVAMIREAVALEAQYARDTMPRGVLGLNAPMFEEYLGFIANRRCAQIGLPEQYPGATNPFPWMSEVLDLKKEKNFFETRVTEYQTGGTLNWD; from the coding sequence ATGCTGAATTGGGACGATCCGTTGGCCGATGCGACGCGCCCGAACCGGGATCTGCCGGTCCCTCCGCCAACCCGTGACGAGGCCCTCGGTGATCCGGCCGGAAATGCTGTCGGAGATGAAGTCGAGGGTTCGCCAAGCGTTCGACCGAGACCGCTGGCGCTGCCCGAGCGGCCCGAAACGCCGCAGGCGGGCGGAGGGGCCACCGGCCTGGAGCGGCCCGAGATGGGCGCCGGCCGCGTACGGGTCGACGACAAGCGGCTGATCAACTGCCGCGCCGACCTCAATCAGCTCGTGCCCTTCAAGTATGAATGGGCCTGGCGAAAGTACCTGGATGCCTGCGCCAACCACTGGATGCCGCAGGAGATCAACATGAACGCCGACATCGCCCTGTGGAAGGATCCGCATGAGTTGGGCGACGACGAGCGCACCATCATCAAGCGCAACCTGGGTTTCTTCGCGACCGCCGACTCGCTAGTCGCGAACAATCTGGTGCTGGCCGTCTACCGCCACATCACCAACCCCGAGTGCCGCCAGTACCTGTTGCGCCAGGCCTTCGAGGAGGCCCTGCATACGCACGCCTATCAATATGTCGTCGAAAGCCTCGGCCTCGACGAGGGCGAGATCTTCAACATGTACCGCGAGGTCCCGTCGGTCGCGCGCAAGGCCGAGTGGGCGCTGCCCTATACTCAGCACCTGGCCGATCCGCACTTCCAGACCGGCACGCCCGAGAACGACCAGCGCCTGCTGCGCGAGCTGGTCGCCTTCTACGTCGTCTTCGAGGGGATCTTCTTCTACGTCGGCTTCGTCCAGGTCCTCTCGATGGGGCGGCGCAACAAGATGACGGGCACCGCCGAGGAGTTCCAGTACATCCTGCGCGATGAGTCGATGCACATGAACTTCGGCATCGACGTCATCAACCAGATCCGGATCGAGAACCCGCACCTGTGGACGGCCGCATTCAAGGAAGATCTGGTCGCGATGATCCGCGAGGCGGTGGCGCTGGAGGCGCAGTACGCGCGCGACACCATGCCGCGCGGCGTGCTCGGGCTCAACGCACCGATGTTCGAGGAGTATCTCGGCTTCATCGCCAACCGTCGCTGCGCCCAAATCGGCCTGCCCGAGCAATACCCGGGCGCGACCAACCCCTTCCCGTGGATGTCCGAGGTCCTGGATCTGAAGAAGGAGAAGAACTTCTTCGAGACGCGGGTCACCGAGTACCAGACCGGCGGCACCCTGAATTGGGACTGA
- a CDS encoding alpha-ketoacid dehydrogenase subunit beta, which produces MQTLGMGQAVNQALREEMQRDSRVFLAGEGIGVGIHDNPMMPTAGLLEAFGPARVKDTPVSEAAIAGLAVGAAAAGLRPVVEVMFNPFFTLASDMIVNHAAKLRYLSGGKTAFPLVVRIKSGAGFGAGCQHSHNLEAWVAHCPGLKVVMPATPRDAKGLLKSAIRDDNPVIFIEDMGLYFAPAEVPDGDYSIPIGQADIKRPGQDVTLVTWSKMLGVAMQAAEQMTAEGIEVEVVDLRTLTPLDTDTILTSVRKTGRLVVLHEATRTGGFAGEIAALVMEQAFADLKAPLRRVTGPDIPVPASAPLEQFYIPDAAQVVAAIRELF; this is translated from the coding sequence ATGCAAACACTTGGAATGGGTCAGGCGGTCAATCAGGCGCTGCGCGAGGAGATGCAACGCGATTCGCGGGTCTTTCTCGCCGGCGAGGGCATCGGTGTCGGCATCCACGACAACCCGATGATGCCGACCGCCGGCCTGCTGGAGGCCTTCGGCCCCGCGCGGGTCAAGGACACGCCGGTCTCGGAGGCGGCCATCGCCGGGCTCGCGGTCGGGGCAGCCGCCGCCGGGCTGCGCCCGGTCGTCGAGGTGATGTTCAATCCCTTCTTCACGCTGGCCTCGGACATGATCGTCAATCACGCGGCCAAGCTGCGCTACCTCTCCGGCGGCAAAACCGCCTTCCCGCTCGTGGTGCGCATCAAGAGCGGGGCCGGATTCGGCGCCGGCTGCCAGCATTCGCATAACCTCGAGGCCTGGGTCGCCCACTGTCCAGGCCTCAAGGTGGTGATGCCGGCGACGCCACGCGACGCCAAGGGCCTACTTAAGTCGGCCATCCGCGACGACAATCCGGTCATCTTCATCGAGGACATGGGGCTTTACTTCGCGCCGGCCGAGGTGCCGGACGGGGATTACAGCATCCCGATCGGCCAGGCCGACATCAAGCGCCCCGGCCAGGACGTCACCCTCGTCACCTGGTCGAAGATGCTCGGCGTCGCCATGCAGGCAGCCGAGCAGATGACCGCCGAGGGCATCGAGGTCGAGGTCGTCGACCTGCGCACGCTGACGCCGCTCGACACGGACACGATCCTGACCTCGGTGCGCAAGACCGGCCGCCTCGTCGTCCTGCACGAGGCCACCCGCACCGGAGGCTTCGCCGGCGAGATCGCCGCCCTGGTCATGGAGCAGGCCTTCGCCGACCTGAAGGCGCCGCTACGCCGCGTGACGGGTCCGGACATCCCGGTCCCGGCCAGCGCCCCGCTCGAGCAATTCTATATCCCGGATGCCGCCCAGGTGGTCGCCGCGATCCGCGAGCTGTTCTGA
- a CDS encoding thiamine pyrophosphate-dependent dehydrogenase E1 component subunit alpha has translation MSVSTQKKLEMLRTMLLARRFEETLTALCQQPDKIRGMMILATGQEAVGSGVCAALSPEDLILTNHRSHHHLLARGADPKALMAEIFGRRTGCNKGKSGTLHMAVPEVNALCTTTVVGGGLPIAAGMGFAQQYRQQDAVTVCFFGDGSTSEGSFHESLNLAGLWRLPVIYVCENNGYAAAQGYDEHTPIESLAARADAYGMPGERVDGNDAPAVFEATRRARERALAGEGPTLIECMTYRWRGHGEGDKQLYQPAEEIAAWKKRCPIDRLSAALCGAGELSAAELADMRSSATEIVTEAVRFAEESPWPEPEEALDDVWAA, from the coding sequence ATGTCCGTTTCCACGCAGAAGAAGCTCGAGATGCTGCGCACCATGCTGCTGGCGCGCCGGTTCGAGGAGACCCTGACGGCGCTGTGCCAGCAGCCCGACAAGATTCGCGGGATGATGATCCTGGCGACAGGCCAGGAGGCGGTCGGCTCGGGCGTCTGCGCCGCCCTGTCCCCCGAGGATCTCATCCTCACCAACCATCGCAGCCACCATCACCTGCTCGCCCGCGGGGCGGACCCGAAGGCACTGATGGCCGAGATCTTCGGCCGGCGCACCGGCTGCAACAAGGGCAAGAGCGGCACGCTGCACATGGCGGTGCCCGAGGTCAACGCCCTCTGCACGACGACCGTCGTCGGCGGCGGCCTGCCGATCGCCGCGGGTATGGGATTCGCGCAGCAATACCGGCAGCAGGATGCGGTTACCGTCTGCTTCTTCGGCGACGGCTCGACCAGCGAGGGCTCGTTCCACGAGTCGCTGAACCTGGCCGGCCTGTGGCGTCTGCCGGTGATCTACGTCTGCGAAAACAATGGCTACGCCGCCGCGCAGGGCTACGACGAGCACACGCCGATCGAGTCGCTGGCGGCCCGCGCCGACGCCTACGGCATGCCGGGCGAGCGCGTCGACGGCAACGACGCGCCGGCCGTGTTCGAGGCGACCCGCCGGGCCCGAGAGCGCGCCCTGGCCGGCGAGGGGCCGACGCTGATCGAGTGCATGACCTATCGCTGGCGCGGCCATGGCGAGGGCGACAAGCAGCTCTACCAACCCGCCGAGGAGATCGCGGCCTGGAAAAAGCGCTGCCCCATCGACCGGCTGAGCGCCGCCCTGTGCGGGGCCGGCGAACTCTCGGCGGCCGAGCTGGCGGACATGCGCTCGAGCGCAACCGAAATCGTGACCGAGGCCGTGCGGTTCGCCGAAGAGAGCCCCTGGCCCGAGCCGGAAGAGGCGCTCGACGATGTCTGGGCCGCATGA
- a CDS encoding LysR substrate-binding domain-containing protein: protein MSVVKHRGFSAAARATGVEKTRLSQRIAALETRLGVRSLQRSTRRIALTEAGQRFYAHSQAAVEGAHAAYEGIANRRREPAGTVRLTCPQVMAENYLAPILPSYLVDHPKVDLILESTDREVDLLDGRFDLALRPSVQIEETLGMVAQPLGTARRILVASPGYLGRSGHPAGPGALSTYDTLCQPEEAVDGQPRWHLNGPEGAAVALQLKPRFVTNDMRLLQEVACRGFGVAMLPEPVVAAVLEAGTLLQVLPEWTGDLHRIHLFYHSPRGMLPSVRSLIDQLMAHLPACLEAPAGGRAQAVGGAPLSLRDDTGPRSRGR from the coding sequence GTGTCCGTCGTAAAGCATCGGGGCTTCTCCGCCGCCGCGCGTGCGACCGGGGTCGAGAAGACCCGCTTGAGCCAGCGGATCGCCGCGTTGGAGACGCGTTTGGGGGTGCGGTCGCTGCAACGCTCGACGCGTCGCATTGCCCTGACCGAGGCCGGCCAGCGCTTCTATGCCCATAGCCAGGCGGCGGTGGAAGGCGCCCATGCCGCCTACGAGGGCATCGCCAATCGGCGTCGCGAGCCCGCCGGGACCGTGCGCCTGACTTGTCCGCAGGTGATGGCGGAGAACTATCTCGCACCCATCCTGCCGAGCTATCTCGTCGATCACCCCAAGGTCGACCTGATCCTGGAGTCCACCGATCGGGAGGTGGACCTGCTTGATGGGCGATTCGACCTGGCCCTGCGCCCAAGCGTGCAGATCGAGGAGACGCTCGGCATGGTGGCCCAACCGCTGGGCACCGCACGCCGCATCCTGGTCGCCAGTCCGGGCTATCTCGGTCGGAGCGGCCATCCCGCCGGACCAGGGGCGCTTTCGACCTATGACACGCTCTGCCAACCGGAGGAAGCCGTCGATGGACAGCCGCGCTGGCACCTGAATGGGCCTGAGGGTGCAGCCGTGGCGCTTCAGCTCAAGCCGCGCTTCGTGACCAATGACATGCGGCTGTTGCAGGAGGTCGCCTGTCGAGGTTTCGGCGTCGCGATGCTGCCGGAGCCTGTGGTTGCCGCGGTGCTCGAGGCAGGGACGTTGTTGCAGGTCCTACCGGAATGGACCGGGGACTTGCACCGGATCCATCTGTTCTATCACAGCCCGCGCGGCATGTTGCCGTCGGTCCGCAGCCTGATCGACCAGCTGATGGCGCACCTGCCGGCATGCCTCGAGGCACCGGCTGGCGGTCGAGCGCAGGCGGTCGGCGGCGCGCCGCTCAGTCTTCGAGACGATACCGGGCCCCGCAGTAGGGGCAGGTGA
- a CDS encoding zinc-finger domain-containing protein encodes MANAQPQTQAAHGGVQPEQVALVPVHRADLPLSCPRPEDSLWNMHPRVYLPIEDEPNGEVTCPYCGARYRLED; translated from the coding sequence ATGGCCAACGCCCAACCCCAGACCCAGGCCGCCCACGGCGGCGTCCAGCCTGAGCAGGTCGCCCTGGTCCCGGTGCACCGCGCCGACCTGCCGCTGAGCTGCCCGCGGCCCGAAGATTCGCTGTGGAATATGCACCCGCGGGTCTACCTGCCGATCGAGGACGAACCGAACGGCGAGGTCACCTGCCCCTACTGCGGGGCCCGGTATCGTCTCGAAGACTGA
- a CDS encoding branched-chain amino acid transaminase, protein MTMADRDGLIWLDGEMRPWREANTHVLTHTLHYGMGVFEGVRAYQTDGGTAIFRLEDHTDRLFNSAHILGMKIPYDRETINEAQRTAVRENDLSSAYIRPMCFYGPEGMGLRADQLQVHVVIGAWSWGAYLGEDNMRCGIRVRVSSFTRHHVNVTMCRAKANGNYMNSMMALQEALRDGYDEALLLDASGCVMEGSGENIFIVRDGVLYTPDLTSALDGITRRTVISLAAEIGMPVVEKRITRDEVYIADEAFFTGTAAEVTPIREVDGRTIGSGSRGPITERLQGLYFDQVHGRRDAHPEWLTLV, encoded by the coding sequence ATGACGATGGCAGACCGTGATGGATTGATCTGGCTGGATGGCGAGATGCGGCCCTGGCGTGAGGCCAACACCCACGTGCTGACCCACACTCTCCACTATGGCATGGGCGTCTTCGAGGGCGTCCGCGCCTACCAGACGGATGGCGGGACGGCCATCTTCCGGCTCGAAGACCACACCGACCGGCTCTTCAACTCCGCCCATATCCTGGGGATGAAGATCCCCTACGACCGCGAGACGATCAACGAGGCCCAGCGCACCGCCGTGCGCGAAAACGACCTGTCCTCGGCCTACATCCGCCCCATGTGCTTCTACGGCCCCGAGGGCATGGGGCTTCGCGCCGACCAGTTGCAGGTCCATGTGGTCATCGGGGCCTGGTCCTGGGGCGCCTATCTCGGCGAGGACAACATGCGCTGTGGCATCCGCGTCCGGGTCTCGTCCTTCACCCGCCATCATGTCAACGTCACCATGTGCCGCGCCAAGGCCAACGGCAACTACATGAACTCGATGATGGCCCTGCAGGAGGCCCTGCGCGACGGCTACGACGAGGCCCTGCTGCTCGACGCCAGCGGCTGCGTCATGGAAGGCAGTGGCGAGAACATCTTCATCGTCCGCGACGGGGTCCTCTACACCCCCGATTTGACCTCGGCGCTCGACGGCATCACCCGCCGCACCGTCATCAGCCTGGCCGCGGAGATCGGCATGCCGGTCGTCGAGAAGCGTATCACCCGAGACGAGGTCTACATCGCCGACGAGGCCTTCTTCACCGGCACCGCCGCCGAGGTCACGCCGATCCGCGAGGTCGACGGGCGGACCATCGGTAGCGGCTCGCGCGGCCCCATCACCGAGCGCCTTCAAGGCCTCTACTTCGATCAGGTCCACGGCCGCCGCGACGCACACCCGGAATGGCTGACGCTGGTCTGA
- the glnE gene encoding bifunctional [glutamate--ammonia ligase]-adenylyl-L-tyrosine phosphorylase/[glutamate--ammonia-ligase] adenylyltransferase, which translates to MTDENQPPTAADHRWQSWLDWAQQQGLSVPRDPEWEKARRQVWDGSDYVATACACAPETLAELLRDGLLQRPLADGELARDLADGLAEIRDEGALMAALRRFRRRHQVRIIWRDLAGWAPLEETLSDLTELADRCIDQALGLLHDWQVAELGTPSRVRGRPQRLLVLGMGKLGGRELNLSSDIDLVFAFPKAGQVEGPRPMTNEQFFIRLAQRLVRVLDTQTSDGFVFRVDARLRPFGDAGPLAMSFAALEDYFQSQAREWERYAMIKARVVAGHAQDGARLMGLLRPFVYRRYLDFGVIESLRNLKQMIAKELRRKGMTDNIKLGPGGIREIEFIGQAFQLVRGGRDPDLQVRPIRQVLERLAAKGLLPPPAAEELDAAYCFLRRVENRLQAWRDKQTHVLPTDANARARLARTMDFPDWSAFDAVLANHRQRVQAEFDRVFEAPRGEVATEGMPIAGIWHGLGDGHRDPEELARAGFADPHQALERLAQFRDATDRMALGERGRERLAQLMPLALRVVAEAEHPDQALERVLTVLAAVARRTAYLAMLVERPVVLAQLARLAGMSPWIAEQIARYPLLLDELIDPARLYTPLHRGDLEEEVDIFLRRVADEDLEQQMEYLRQFAQGNILRVAAADLTEVIPLMVVSDYLTEIAEVTLTRVVRLAYDHLCERHGHPAGVTAPDMGFLVLGYGKLGGIELGYGSDLDLVFLHAPGTATAMTDGERQIANEQFFARLGQRIIHMLTTRTASGVLYEVDMRLRPDGNKGLLVRSLPSFADYQESQAWTWEHQALMRARPVAGDPALATAFAEVRTAILRRERDPQQLRDQVRTMRAKMRGSLDKSGDGRFDLKQGAGGIADIEFMVQYSVLRWAAHHPELTHWTDNVRLLETLAELDLLPGTAAADLTAAYKALRAAYHRSSLQGEPTTIAEERLVDERARVRTLWAELMEA; encoded by the coding sequence ATGACCGACGAGAACCAGCCGCCGACGGCGGCCGACCACCGCTGGCAGTCCTGGCTGGACTGGGCACAGCAACAAGGGCTCTCAGTCCCGCGCGATCCAGAATGGGAGAAGGCACGTCGCCAGGTCTGGGACGGCAGCGACTATGTCGCCACCGCCTGCGCCTGCGCTCCCGAGACCCTTGCCGAGTTGCTGCGCGATGGGCTCCTTCAGCGGCCGCTCGCAGACGGCGAGCTCGCCCGCGATCTGGCCGACGGCCTCGCCGAGATCCGTGACGAGGGGGCCCTGATGGCGGCGCTGCGCCGCTTCCGCCGCCGCCACCAGGTGCGCATCATCTGGCGCGATCTCGCCGGGTGGGCGCCACTCGAGGAGACCCTTAGCGACCTGACCGAGCTCGCCGACCGTTGTATCGACCAAGCCCTGGGCCTGCTCCACGACTGGCAGGTCGCCGAGCTCGGCACCCCGAGCCGGGTTCGCGGCCGCCCGCAGCGACTCCTCGTCCTCGGCATGGGCAAACTCGGTGGTCGCGAGCTCAACCTGTCGTCGGATATCGATCTCGTCTTCGCCTTCCCGAAGGCTGGCCAGGTCGAGGGGCCCCGGCCGATGACCAACGAGCAGTTCTTCATCCGCCTCGCCCAGCGCCTGGTGCGGGTCCTCGATACCCAGACGAGCGACGGCTTCGTCTTTCGCGTCGACGCCCGCCTGCGTCCGTTCGGCGACGCTGGTCCGCTGGCGATGAGCTTCGCCGCCCTCGAGGACTACTTCCAATCGCAGGCCCGCGAATGGGAACGCTACGCGATGATCAAGGCCCGTGTCGTGGCCGGCCACGCACAGGACGGCGCACGCCTGATGGGGCTGCTGCGACCCTTCGTCTATCGCCGCTACCTCGACTTCGGCGTCATCGAGTCCTTGCGCAACCTCAAGCAGATGATCGCCAAGGAACTGCGGCGCAAGGGAATGACCGACAACATCAAGCTCGGCCCGGGCGGTATTCGCGAGATCGAGTTCATCGGCCAGGCCTTTCAGCTGGTACGCGGCGGGCGTGACCCGGACCTCCAGGTCCGTCCGATCCGCCAGGTCCTCGAGCGACTCGCCGCCAAGGGCTTGTTGCCGCCCCCGGCCGCCGAGGAACTCGACGCCGCCTACTGCTTTCTGCGCCGGGTCGAGAACCGTTTGCAGGCCTGGCGCGACAAGCAGACCCACGTGCTGCCGACCGACGCGAACGCCCGGGCGCGCCTGGCGCGAACGATGGACTTCCCCGACTGGTCGGCCTTCGACGCCGTCCTCGCCAATCACCGCCAGCGCGTCCAGGCCGAGTTCGATCGGGTCTTCGAGGCGCCGCGCGGCGAGGTCGCGACCGAAGGCATGCCGATCGCCGGGATCTGGCACGGCCTCGGCGACGGCCATCGCGACCCCGAGGAGCTCGCCCGTGCTGGCTTCGCCGACCCACACCAGGCCCTCGAGCGCCTCGCCCAGTTCCGCGATGCCACCGATCGCATGGCCCTCGGGGAACGTGGCCGCGAACGGCTCGCCCAGCTGATGCCGCTCGCCCTGCGCGTGGTCGCCGAGGCGGAGCACCCGGACCAGGCCCTCGAGCGAGTTCTGACGGTCCTCGCGGCCGTGGCGCGGCGCACCGCCTATCTCGCGATGCTCGTCGAACGCCCAGTGGTCCTCGCGCAGCTCGCCCGCCTGGCCGGCATGAGTCCATGGATCGCCGAGCAGATCGCGCGCTATCCCTTGCTGCTCGACGAGCTGATCGACCCCGCCCGCCTCTACACGCCGCTGCACCGGGGCGACCTCGAAGAGGAGGTCGATATCTTCCTGAGGCGAGTCGCCGACGAGGATCTGGAGCAGCAGATGGAATACCTGCGCCAGTTCGCCCAAGGCAATATCCTCAGGGTCGCGGCCGCCGATCTCACCGAGGTCATCCCGCTGATGGTCGTCAGCGACTACCTCACCGAGATCGCCGAGGTGACCTTGACGCGAGTCGTGAGACTCGCTTACGACCACCTTTGCGAACGCCACGGCCACCCCGCGGGCGTCACCGCGCCTGACATGGGCTTCCTCGTGCTCGGTTACGGCAAGCTCGGCGGCATCGAGCTCGGCTACGGCTCGGACCTCGACCTCGTCTTCCTGCACGCCCCAGGGACGGCAACCGCGATGACCGACGGTGAGCGCCAGATCGCCAACGAGCAATTCTTCGCCCGGCTGGGCCAGCGCATCATCCACATGCTGACCACGCGCACCGCCTCGGGGGTCCTCTACGAGGTCGACATGCGCCTGCGCCCCGACGGCAACAAGGGCCTGCTGGTGCGCTCGCTGCCGTCGTTCGCCGACTACCAGGAGAGTCAGGCCTGGACCTGGGAACACCAGGCCCTGATGCGCGCCCGCCCGGTGGCCGGCGACCCGGCGCTCGCCACGGCGTTCGCCGAGGTGCGCACCGCCATCTTGCGCCGCGAACGCGACCCGCAGCAGCTGCGTGACCAGGTGCGCACGATGCGCGCTAAGATGCGCGGGAGCCTCGACAAGAGCGGTGACGGACGCTTCGACCTGAAGCAAGGTGCCGGTGGTATTGCCGACATCGAGTTTATGGTCCAATACTCTGTCTTGCGTTGGGCGGCTCACCACCCGGAGCTCACCCACTGGACCGATAACGTCCGCCTACTCGAGACCCTGGCCGAGCTCGACCTGCTACCCGGTACGGCGGCCGCCGACCTGACGGCCGCGTACAAGGCCTTGCGCGCGGCCTATCACCGCAGCTCGCTCCAGGGCGAGCCGACGACGATCGCCGAGGAGCGTCTGGTCGATGAGCGCGCGCGGGTGCGGACCCTGTGGGCGGAGCTGATGGAAGCCTGA
- a CDS encoding DUF4139 domain-containing protein, which yields MRLPIESRLFGLLACLSLSLVVAAPVTADVREKRIDESAQRALAVTIYNDDLALVKDQRQVVLEPGENRLAWRSVSVQIRPETALLNAVGSDFPVRLLEQNFDFDLLTAESLLKKYVGRTVQVVRTNEAGERTVEEAKVLAANQGVVLRYADRIETQVVGHLAYPDVPEDLRDQPTLVLHLDAEQGGGGLLELSYLTSGLGWQADYVAELADDGATMDLNGWVTLTNRSGIAYRGAQVQLVAGTVNQVRPPQADVRMERGVMMAASAPPQEEALYEYHLYTLPRPTDILDRQTKQVALLAAPEVPVTQVLVVEGHPSAYRATGTDGWHRVKVEAQLRFANRDAPLGMPLPKGVVRVYARDSRGHAQFVGEDRIDHTPKNETVSLRLGESFDVTARRKQTSFRKLSGSGAYDYAYEAGFAMELKNAKPEAVRVKVLETLPGDWRILEENALHTKEAANLASWSIQVPAEGTKTLTWVAQVRH from the coding sequence ATGCGTTTGCCCATCGAATCGCGGTTGTTCGGCCTGCTGGCTTGTCTGTCGTTGTCCCTCGTAGTCGCCGCACCCGTGACGGCCGATGTGCGCGAAAAACGGATAGACGAGTCGGCGCAACGTGCCCTGGCCGTCACCATCTACAACGACGATCTGGCGCTGGTCAAGGACCAGCGTCAGGTCGTCCTGGAGCCGGGCGAAAACCGCCTGGCCTGGCGGTCGGTGTCGGTCCAGATCCGCCCGGAGACGGCGCTGCTCAATGCGGTTGGCAGTGATTTCCCGGTCAGACTGCTGGAGCAGAACTTCGACTTCGATCTGTTGACGGCCGAGAGCCTGCTCAAGAAATACGTCGGCCGCACGGTTCAGGTCGTGCGGACCAACGAGGCGGGCGAGCGTACCGTCGAGGAGGCCAAGGTCTTGGCGGCCAACCAAGGCGTCGTGCTGCGTTATGCCGATCGGATCGAGACCCAGGTCGTCGGCCATCTCGCCTACCCGGATGTGCCCGAAGACCTGCGCGATCAGCCGACCCTGGTGCTCCACCTGGACGCCGAACAGGGCGGCGGTGGTCTCTTGGAGCTCTCGTACCTCACCAGCGGGCTCGGTTGGCAGGCCGACTATGTCGCCGAGCTGGCCGATGACGGGGCGACGATGGATCTCAACGGCTGGGTGACGCTGACCAATCGGAGCGGCATCGCCTATCGGGGGGCGCAGGTGCAACTCGTCGCCGGGACGGTGAATCAGGTGCGCCCGCCGCAAGCCGACGTCCGGATGGAGCGTGGCGTCATGATGGCCGCCTCGGCGCCGCCGCAGGAAGAAGCGCTCTACGAGTACCACCTCTACACGCTGCCGCGCCCGACCGATATCCTCGACCGTCAGACCAAGCAGGTCGCGCTGCTGGCCGCGCCGGAGGTGCCTGTGACGCAGGTGCTGGTCGTCGAGGGACACCCGTCGGCCTATCGCGCGACGGGGACCGACGGTTGGCACCGGGTCAAGGTCGAGGCACAACTGCGTTTCGCCAACCGCGATGCTCCGCTCGGGATGCCGTTACCGAAGGGGGTGGTTCGGGTCTATGCGCGCGACAGCCGTGGGCATGCGCAATTCGTCGGCGAGGATCGTATCGATCACACGCCGAAGAACGAGACCGTCAGCCTGCGCCTCGGCGAGAGCTTCGACGTCACGGCACGACGCAAGCAGACCAGCTTCCGCAAGTTGTCGGGTTCGGGGGCCTATGACTACGCCTACGAGGCGGGCTTCGCGATGGAGCTCAAGAATGCCAAGCCGGAGGCGGTCAGGGTCAAGGTGCTGGAGACGTTGCCCGGGGATTGGCGGATCCTGGAGGAAAATGCGCTCCATACGAAGGAGGCGGCCAACCTCGCGTCCTGGTCGATCCAGGTCCCGGCCGAGGGCACGAAGACCCTCACCTGGGTCGCCCAGGTGCGCCACTGA